Proteins co-encoded in one Nicotiana sylvestris chromosome 7, ASM39365v2, whole genome shotgun sequence genomic window:
- the LOC138872805 gene encoding uncharacterized protein, translated as MSVRDYSHKFNSLARYAPDIVRTVRARVHHYVDGLGDHLIRDCRVASLSDDVDISRIQALAQTIEDLSCRIRDTRRDMEHSKRAHTMGSYTEPRGDFKPPLHRYPPRSVDSFPPQMQGQQFDRYIQSGPGQSSGQPDGRRQEHSAQMRQPIPPCTQCGKLHTGQRRQGLSACYHCGHKGHFISRCPGLGRGAPAQPSGSTSASLPSVRAPRPGPQSTQVRGRGRGGGDTSCSSDGQNYFYALTDRQDSEASPDVVTGILTIHSYAFYALIEPGSKFSYITPFIAGKLDMRSELLPQPVEVSTPVGNSIVANHCHTSFFLPPEGRKRVFPIKGQSKRDYY; from the coding sequence ATGAGTGTGAGGGATTATAGCCATAAGTTTAATTCTTTGGCGAGGTATGCACCAGATATTGTACGTACCGTGAGGGCTAGAGTTCATCATTATGTGGATGGTTTGGGGGATCATCTGATTAGAGACTGTAGGGTAGCATCCCTATCGGATGATGTAGATATTTCCCGCATACAGGCTTTAGCTCAGACTATAGAGGACCTTTCCTGTCGGATTCGTGATACTCGCAGGGATATGGAGCATAGTAAGAGGGCTCATACTATGGGGTCTTATACGGAGCCACGAGGTGATTTCAAGCCCCCACTTCATCGATATCCACCTCGATCAGTAGATAGTTTCCCACCACAGATGCAGGGCCAACAATTTGATCGTTATATTCAGTCAGGACCGGGGCAGAGCTCAGGCCAGCCTGACGGCCGTCGACAGGAGCATTCCGCACAAATGAGACAACCTATTCCTCCATGTACTCAGTGCGGTAAGCTGCACACCGGACAACGTAGACAGGGTTTGAGTGCATGTTATCATTGTGGGCATAAAGGACATTTTATTAGCCGGTGCCCGGGGTTAGGTAGAGGTGCACCAGCTCAGCCTTCAGGATCCACATCAGCCTCTTTGCCCTCAGTCCGTGCTCCCCGACCAGGTCCACAGTCTACTCAGGTACGTGGTAGGGGGAGAGGTGGAGGAGACACCTCATGTTCTAGTGATGGCCAGAACTACTTTTATGCACTCACAGACCGACAGGATTCAGAGGCATCCCCAGATGTTGTCACAGGTATATTGACAATACATTCTTATGCTTTTTATGCATTGATAGAACCCGGCTCTAAATTTTCATATATTACTCCATTTATTGCTGGTAAGCTTGACATGAGATCTGAGTTGTTGCCACAGCCAGTTGAGGTGTCTACGCCAGTTGGCAACTCTATTGTAGCtaatcattgtcacacctcctttttcctacctcCGGAAGGGCGTAAAAgagttttcccaattaaaggacaatcgaaacgggattattattaa